From the Bos taurus isolate L1 Dominette 01449 registration number 42190680 breed Hereford chromosome 22, ARS-UCD2.0, whole genome shotgun sequence genome, one window contains:
- the ZXDC gene encoding zinc finger protein ZXDC isoform X4 has translation MRTWGAPPRAWALTSLRRARRRARRPACVALGGCACGAVLPARRWLDAPRPKMDAPALHASAAPDALGPQLGGVPARPRRAPGPARRRLLLLREPEGGARGPRCGEAGPPAAGGGDSLVVLLDVARGAAAAPGRREPEPEPRAASSPAGRPAQAPGAAPLGGPGAAGPQDLLVRLERGVLALAAPSRGPPPGQEAGSPAEARRAPAGPGYRCPEPQCALAFAKKHQLQVHLLTHGSGQGRRPFKCPLDGCGWAFTTSYKLKRHLQSHDKLRPFGCPVGGCGKKFTTVYNLKAHMKAHEQESLFKCEVCAERFPTHAKLSSHQRSHFEPERPYKCDFPGCEKTFITVSALFSHNRAHFREQELFSCSFPGCSKQYDKACRLKIHLRSHTGERPFICDSDSCGWTFTSMSKLLRHKRKHDDDRRFPCPVEGCGKSFTRAEHLKGHSVTHLGTKPFACPVEGCCARFSARSSLYIHAKKHLQDVAAPKSRCPVSSCDRLFASKHSMKAHVLRQHRRPPDFFPPLGAPSSLTPGGDPDSPGQGEFSHVDLAVLFSDPPADGSAAPGAPDAVLGAGILTVDVTPAGASLGGDLPAGQASFGPMDPLVLVAHGNVPPGPDSPLVLGTAAVGFQQGSLTADDVAAMGTGALGCLVAVPVKNLDQDPHALTPSGPREASSTLEPLVPIKVEPDSPPRAQPGWQQEPGEGASRPAESSPTEQCSPRRDTGLAAGTGGFYLLCDWGRPGVWEPGRRTERGPQEGGGSARTDSQSVHRAKEKRQRGSGSRAVVS, from the exons ATGCGCACCTGGGGCGCTCCGCCGCGCGCTTGGGCGCTGACCAGCCTGCGTCGCGCACGGCGTCGCGCTCGGCGGCCAGCCTGCGTCGCGCTCGGCGGGTGTGCGTGCGGGGCGGTGCTTCCGGCGAGGCGGTGGCTGGACGCGCCGCGGCCCAAGATGGACGCGCCGGCGCTGCATGCCTCCGCGGCCCCGGACGCGCTCGGGCCCCAACTCGGCGGTGTCCCCGCCCGGCCCCGCAGAGCCCCGGGCCCCGCGCGCCGCCGCTTGCTGCTGCTGAGGGAGCCCGAGGGCGGCGCGCGGGGCCCGCGCTGCGGGGAGGCCGGACCGCCGGCCGCCGGGGGCGGCGACTCTCTCGTAGTGCTGCTGGACGTGGCGCGCGGCGCGGCCGCGGCCCCGGGGCGGCGGGAGCCGGAGCCCGAGCCCCGCGCCGCCTCGAGCCCGGCCGGCCGCCCCGCGCAGGCCCCCGGCGCCGCGCCCCTCGGGGGCCCCGGGGCCGCTGGCCCCCAGGACCTGCTGGTGCGCCTGGAGCGCGGCGTCCTCGCGCTGGCCGCGCCGTCGCGGGGCCCGCCCCCCGGCCAAGAGGCCGGCAGCCCGGCCGAGGCCCGCCGCGCGCCCGCCGGCCCCGGCTACCGATGCCCCGAGCCGCAGTGCGCGCTCGCCTTCGCCAAGAAGCACCAGCTGCAGGTGCACCTGCTGACGCACGGCAGCGGCCAGGGCCGGCGGCCCTTCAAGTGCCCGCTGGACGGCTGCGGCTGGGCCTTCACCACGTCCTACAAGCTCAAGCGGCACCTGCAGTCGCACGACAAGCTGCGGCCGTTCGGCTGCCCGGTGGGCGGCTGCGGCAAGAAGTTCACCACCGTGTACAACCTCAAGGCGCACATGAAGGCGCACGAGCAGGAGAGCCTGTTCAAGTGCGAGGTGTGCGCCGAGCGCTTCCCCACGCACGCCAAGCTCAGCTCGCACCAGCGCAGCCACTTCGAGCCCGAGAGGCCCTACAAGTGCGACTTTCCCG GCTGCGAGAAGACATTCATCACCGTGAGCGCTCTGTTTTCCCACAACCGGGCCCACTTCCGGGAACAAGAACTCTTTTCCTGCTCCTTTCCCGGATGCAGCAAACAGTATGACAAAGCCTGTCGCCTGAAAATCCACCTGAGAAGCCACACAG gtgAAAGACCTTTTATCTGTGACTCTGACAGTTGTGGCTGGACCTTCACCAGCATGTCTAAGCTCTTGAGGCACAAGAG GAAGCATGACGATGACCGCCGCTTCCCCTGCCCCGTCGAGGGCTGTGGCAAGTCGTTCACCCGGGCCGAGCACCTGAAGGGCCACAGCGTCACCCACCTGGGCACCAAACCCTTCGCCTGTCCTGTGGAAG GGTGCTGCGCCAGGTTCTCGGCGCGGAGCAGCCTCTACATCCACGCCAAGAAGCACCTGCAGGACGTGGCTGCCCCGAAGAGCAGGTGTCCGGTGTCCAGCTGCGACCGGCTCTTCGCCTCCAAGCACAGCATGAAGGCCCATGTGCTCAGGCAGCACCGCCGGCCCCCAG ACTTCTTCCCTCCGCTGGGGGCTCCGAGCTCGCTGACGCCCGGCGGTGACCCTGACAGCCCCGGGCAGGGCGAGTTCAGCCACGTGGACCTTGCGGTCCTCTTCTCCGACCCGCCGGCCGACGGCAGTGCCGCCCCCGGGGCCCCCGATGCGGTGCTGGGTGCTGGGATCCTGACCGTCGACGTGACTCCTGCGGGCGCCTCTCTTGGAGGGGACCTCCCTGCTGGTCAGGCTTCCTTTGGGCCGATGGACCCGCTGGTCTTGGTGGCCCACGGCAACGTCCCGCCTGGCCCAGACAGCCCCCTTGTCCTTGGCACGGCAGCCGTAGGTTTCCAGCAGGGCAGCCTCACCGCGGACGACGTGGCAGCCATGGGCACAGGGGCCCTGGGCTGTCTGGTGGCCGTGCCCGTGAAGAACTTGGATCAGGACCCCCATGCTCTGACCCCGAGTGGCCCCCGGGAAGCCAGCAGCACTCTGGAGCCGCTGGTGCCCATCAAGGTGGAGCCAGACTCGCCCCCCCGTGCCCAGCCCGGCTGGCAGCAGGAGCCGGGTGAAGGGGCGTCGCGGCCTGCAGAGTCCAGCCCCACAGAGCAGTGCAGTCCTCGGAGAGACACCGGGCTCGCGGCAGGGACCGGCGGCTTCTACCTG
- the ZXDC gene encoding zinc finger protein ZXDC isoform X3, producing MRTWGAPPRAWALTSLRRARRRARRPACVALGGCACGAVLPARRWLDAPRPKMDAPALHASAAPDALGPQLGGVPARPRRAPGPARRRLLLLREPEGGARGPRCGEAGPPAAGGGDSLVVLLDVARGAAAAPGRREPEPEPRAASSPAGRPAQAPGAAPLGGPGAAGPQDLLVRLERGVLALAAPSRGPPPGQEAGSPAEARRAPAGPGYRCPEPQCALAFAKKHQLQVHLLTHGSGQGRRPFKCPLDGCGWAFTTSYKLKRHLQSHDKLRPFGCPVGGCGKKFTTVYNLKAHMKAHEQESLFKCEVCAERFPTHAKLSSHQRSHFEPERPYKCDFPGCEKTFITVSALFSHNRAHFREQELFSCSFPGCSKQYDKACRLKIHLRSHTGERPFICDSDSCGWTFTSMSKLLRHKRKHDDDRRFPCPVEGCGKSFTRAEHLKGHSVTHLGTKPFACPVEGCCARFSARSSLYIHAKKHLQDVAAPKSRCPVSSCDRLFASKHSMKAHVLRQHRRPPDFFPPLGAPSSLTPGGDPDSPGQGEFSHVDLAVLFSDPPADGSAAPGAPDAVLGAGILTVDVTPAGASLGGDLPAGQASFGPMDPLVLVAHGNVPPGPDSPLVLGTAAVGFQQGSLTADDVAAMGTGALGCLVAVPVKNLDQDPHALTPSGPREASSTLEPLVPIKVEPDSPPRAQPGWQQEPGEGASRPAESSPTEQCSPRRDTGLAAGTGGFYLLCDWGRPGVWEPGRRTERGPQEGGGSARTDSQSVHRAKEKRQRGSGSRAGLEVQVGMQAARLDVKWS from the exons ATGCGCACCTGGGGCGCTCCGCCGCGCGCTTGGGCGCTGACCAGCCTGCGTCGCGCACGGCGTCGCGCTCGGCGGCCAGCCTGCGTCGCGCTCGGCGGGTGTGCGTGCGGGGCGGTGCTTCCGGCGAGGCGGTGGCTGGACGCGCCGCGGCCCAAGATGGACGCGCCGGCGCTGCATGCCTCCGCGGCCCCGGACGCGCTCGGGCCCCAACTCGGCGGTGTCCCCGCCCGGCCCCGCAGAGCCCCGGGCCCCGCGCGCCGCCGCTTGCTGCTGCTGAGGGAGCCCGAGGGCGGCGCGCGGGGCCCGCGCTGCGGGGAGGCCGGACCGCCGGCCGCCGGGGGCGGCGACTCTCTCGTAGTGCTGCTGGACGTGGCGCGCGGCGCGGCCGCGGCCCCGGGGCGGCGGGAGCCGGAGCCCGAGCCCCGCGCCGCCTCGAGCCCGGCCGGCCGCCCCGCGCAGGCCCCCGGCGCCGCGCCCCTCGGGGGCCCCGGGGCCGCTGGCCCCCAGGACCTGCTGGTGCGCCTGGAGCGCGGCGTCCTCGCGCTGGCCGCGCCGTCGCGGGGCCCGCCCCCCGGCCAAGAGGCCGGCAGCCCGGCCGAGGCCCGCCGCGCGCCCGCCGGCCCCGGCTACCGATGCCCCGAGCCGCAGTGCGCGCTCGCCTTCGCCAAGAAGCACCAGCTGCAGGTGCACCTGCTGACGCACGGCAGCGGCCAGGGCCGGCGGCCCTTCAAGTGCCCGCTGGACGGCTGCGGCTGGGCCTTCACCACGTCCTACAAGCTCAAGCGGCACCTGCAGTCGCACGACAAGCTGCGGCCGTTCGGCTGCCCGGTGGGCGGCTGCGGCAAGAAGTTCACCACCGTGTACAACCTCAAGGCGCACATGAAGGCGCACGAGCAGGAGAGCCTGTTCAAGTGCGAGGTGTGCGCCGAGCGCTTCCCCACGCACGCCAAGCTCAGCTCGCACCAGCGCAGCCACTTCGAGCCCGAGAGGCCCTACAAGTGCGACTTTCCCG GCTGCGAGAAGACATTCATCACCGTGAGCGCTCTGTTTTCCCACAACCGGGCCCACTTCCGGGAACAAGAACTCTTTTCCTGCTCCTTTCCCGGATGCAGCAAACAGTATGACAAAGCCTGTCGCCTGAAAATCCACCTGAGAAGCCACACAG gtgAAAGACCTTTTATCTGTGACTCTGACAGTTGTGGCTGGACCTTCACCAGCATGTCTAAGCTCTTGAGGCACAAGAG GAAGCATGACGATGACCGCCGCTTCCCCTGCCCCGTCGAGGGCTGTGGCAAGTCGTTCACCCGGGCCGAGCACCTGAAGGGCCACAGCGTCACCCACCTGGGCACCAAACCCTTCGCCTGTCCTGTGGAAG GGTGCTGCGCCAGGTTCTCGGCGCGGAGCAGCCTCTACATCCACGCCAAGAAGCACCTGCAGGACGTGGCTGCCCCGAAGAGCAGGTGTCCGGTGTCCAGCTGCGACCGGCTCTTCGCCTCCAAGCACAGCATGAAGGCCCATGTGCTCAGGCAGCACCGCCGGCCCCCAG ACTTCTTCCCTCCGCTGGGGGCTCCGAGCTCGCTGACGCCCGGCGGTGACCCTGACAGCCCCGGGCAGGGCGAGTTCAGCCACGTGGACCTTGCGGTCCTCTTCTCCGACCCGCCGGCCGACGGCAGTGCCGCCCCCGGGGCCCCCGATGCGGTGCTGGGTGCTGGGATCCTGACCGTCGACGTGACTCCTGCGGGCGCCTCTCTTGGAGGGGACCTCCCTGCTGGTCAGGCTTCCTTTGGGCCGATGGACCCGCTGGTCTTGGTGGCCCACGGCAACGTCCCGCCTGGCCCAGACAGCCCCCTTGTCCTTGGCACGGCAGCCGTAGGTTTCCAGCAGGGCAGCCTCACCGCGGACGACGTGGCAGCCATGGGCACAGGGGCCCTGGGCTGTCTGGTGGCCGTGCCCGTGAAGAACTTGGATCAGGACCCCCATGCTCTGACCCCGAGTGGCCCCCGGGAAGCCAGCAGCACTCTGGAGCCGCTGGTGCCCATCAAGGTGGAGCCAGACTCGCCCCCCCGTGCCCAGCCCGGCTGGCAGCAGGAGCCGGGTGAAGGGGCGTCGCGGCCTGCAGAGTCCAGCCCCACAGAGCAGTGCAGTCCTCGGAGAGACACCGGGCTCGCGGCAGGGACCGGCGGCTTCTACCTG